From Vigna unguiculata cultivar IT97K-499-35 chromosome 5, ASM411807v1, whole genome shotgun sequence, the proteins below share one genomic window:
- the LOC114184791 gene encoding putative leucine-rich repeat receptor-like protein kinase At2g19210 yields MALTLICRSSCTMWMSFYIAFLTLLLIQAHAQPGFISIDCGAEAGVKYTEQNLAIDYVSDADFINTGVIGIIASEELNRYDQRQLWRLRSFPEGKRNCYKISVTRGSKYLIRTIFVYGNYDGRNMAPKFDLLLGPNHWDTITTLNASNLVFMEIIHVPSLDYVQICLVNTDNGTPFITAIELRTLKNNTYVTQFGSLKSYRRCDLGSNRGYRYWADVHDRYWYPCNFGENKKQLNGWTRYDSLNGSDLYQPGALIMDTALESENDNAPLVIRWEPKDETDRFYVYMHFKEIQLLTRNQTRQFNITVNGELRVQNFSPQYQSVDTIYTTSAISGKEIKYTLERTENSTLPPIINAIEIYEVIDLQKPQTFQGDVDAITSIKSVYGVKRDWEGDPCAPAAYLWDGLNCTHLGNEIPRITTLNLSSSGLSGKIDPSISNLTMLENLDLSKNNLNGEVPDFLSELQNLKILNLEKNNLFGSIPSALVQKSHQGFLSLRVGQNPYLCESGQCNEKEKKITVTPIVASVSGVLVLLIAVAMLWIFKRKKSKVEKFTDSEAVNHPNEISQQSTEKDELFLQRKSQMYSYYDVLQITNNFNKIIGKGGFGTVYLGFIADTPVAVKMLSPSAAHGYQQFQTEVKLLIRVHHKNLTSLVGYCNEGTNKCLIYEYMAKGNLREHLSGKHNESPFLSWKDRLRVAVDAALGLEYLQNGCKPPIIHRDVKSTNILLDEHFQAKLSDFGLSKVVPDDGRSHVSTVVAGTFGYLDPHYHSSNRLTQKSDVYSFGVVLLEIITNQAVMAENEEPGHISERVNSMISKGDIRAIVDSSLEGNFDINSAWKAVEIAMACVSPNPYERPMISVVVIELQEALATELARTKHDSGADLRYSVAPVSVNVDTEFMPSAR; encoded by the exons ATGGCGCTGACACTCATATGTCGATCATCTTGTACAATGTGGATGAGTTTCTACATTGCTTTTTTAACTCTTCTACTTATCCAAGCTCATGCTCAACCAG GATTCATCAGCATAGATTGCGGAGCTGAAGCAGGTGTGAAATATACCGAGCAAAATCTAGCCATAGATTACGTTTCGGATGCAGATTTCATAAATACTGGTGTGATTGGGATAATAGCATCTGAAGAGCTCAACAGATACGATCAACGACAACTGTGGAGGCTTAGAAGCTTCCCGGAAGGAAAAAGGAACTGCTACAAAATAAGCGTCACAAGAGGCTCTAAGTATCTCATCCGCACGATTTTTGTGTATGGAAATTATGATGGCCGAAATATGGCACCGAAGTTTGATCTTCTTCTGGGACCTAACCACTGGGATACAATCACTACACTCAATGCATCCAATCTCGTGTTCATGGAGATCATTCACGTACCTTCACTGGACTATGTACAAATCTGTCTGGTTAACACAGACAATGGCACACCATTTATAACAGCTATAGAATTGAGGACtttgaaaaataatacatacGTCACTCAATTTGGATCACTGAAAAGTTACCGGCGGTGCGATTTGGGTTCAAACAGAGGCTACAG GTACTGGGCTGATGTTCATGATCGTTACTGGTACCCCTGTAACTTTGGTGAAAATAAGAAACAACTAAATGGTTGGACTCGATATGATTCTTTGAATGGGAGCGATCTTTACCAACCGGGAGCTTTAATCATGGACACGGCACTTGAATCAGAAAATGATAATGCTCCATTGGTAATAAGGTGGGAGCCAAAAGATGAAACTGACCGATTCTACGTGTACATGCACTTTAAGGAGATCCAACTGTTAACAAGAAATCAAACAAGACAATTCAACATCACGGTGAACGGTGAATTAAGAGTTCAAAATTTTTCTCCTCAGTACCAAAGTGTGGATACTATATATACGACGTCAGCGATAAGCGggaaagaaattaaatataccCTAGAGAGGACCGAAAATTCAACCCTGCCTCCCATCATCAATGCTATTGAAATTTACGAAGTAATAGACTTACAGAAACCACAAACATTTCAAGGAgatg TTGATGCAATTACAAGCATTAAGTCAGTTTATGGAGTGAAAAGGGATTGGGAAGGTGATCCATGCGCCCCTGCAGCATACTTGTGGGATGGTCTCAACTGTACTCATCTCGGCAACGAGATCCCAAGAATCACGACTCT GAATTTATCTTCAAGTGGATTGTCAGGAAAGATAGACCCTTCTATCTCAAACCTCACCATGTTGGAGAACct GGATTTATCTAAGAATAACTTAAATGGTGAAGTTCCTGATTTTCTGTCTGAATTACAAAACTTGAAGATCTT aaacttGGAGAAGAATAACCTCTTCGGTTCGATTCCCTCTGCACTTGTTCAAAAATCACACCAAGGTTTTCTCTCACTAAG AGTGGGTCAAAATCCATATCTATGTGAATCTGGACAATGCAatgagaaggaaaagaaaatcaCTGTTACACCCATAGTAGCATCAGTTAGTGGGGTTTTAGTTCTTCTAATAGCCGTTGCTATGTTGTGGatctttaaaaggaaaaaatcaaaAG ttgagaaattTACAGATTCGGAGGCGGTAAATCATCCGAATGAGATTTCACAGCAATCCACAGAAAAGGATGAATTGTTCCTGCAACGCAAAAGTCAAATGTATTCATACTATGATGTCCTTCAAATCACtaacaatttcaataaaattattggTAAAGGAGGATTTGGAACAGTTTACCTGGGCTTTATCGCTGACACTCCAGTTGCAGTGAAAATGCTTTCCCCATCGGCAGCTCATGGTTATCAACAATTTCAAACAGAG GTTAAACTTCTAATCAGAGTCCATCACAAAAATTTGACATCCCTTGTTGGTTACTGTAACGAAGGAACCAATAAGTGCCTTATATATGAATACATGGCTAAAGGGAACTTACGAGAACATCTCTCAG GTAAACACAACGAATCACCATTCTTGAGCTGGAAGGACAGACTTCGTGTAGCAGTGGATGCAGCCTTAG GATTGGAATATCTGCAAAATGGTTGCAAGCCTCCTATAATCCACAGAGATGTAAAATCTACAAACATCTTGTTGGATGAACACTTCCAAGCAAAGTTATCTGATTTCGGTCTATCCAAAGTTGTCCCAGATGATGGGAGGTCTCATGTGTCAACTGTTGTTGCCGGTACTTTTGGTTATCTGGACCCTCA CTATCACTCTTCCAATAGATTAACACAGAAAAGCGATGTTTATAGCTTTGGGGTTGTTCTTTTGGAAATAATCACAAATCAAGCAGTAATGGCAGAGAATGAAGAACCGGGTCACATAAGTGAACGAGTTAACTCCATGATATCAAAAGGGGATATCAGGGCCATAGTTGACTCAAGCTTAGAAGGAAATTTTGACATAAACTCAGCGTGGAAAGCTGTAGAAATAGCAATGGCTTGTGTTTCTCCAAATCCATACGAAAGGCCAATGATAAGTGTGGTAGTGATTGAACTACAGGAGGCTTTAGCGACGGAATTAGCAAGAACAAAGCATGATAGTGGTGCTGATCTCAGGTATTCAGTTGCACCGGTCAGCGTGAATGTAGACACCGAATTCATGCCCTCGGCTAGGTAA
- the LOC114185306 gene encoding LRR receptor-like serine/threonine-protein kinase IOS1: MWMSFYVAVLAVLLIQAHAQPGFISIDCGAEAGVNYTQPYLGIDYVSDADFINTGVSETIATEESNRYSYQQQLWKLRSFPEGKRNCYKISVTRGTTYLIRTTFLYGNYDGLNKTPQFDLFLGPNHWVKVNIQNASRDQFNEIIHVPSRDYVQICLINTDHGTPFITAIEFRTLKNDTYVTQFGSLELYNFLRCDLGSNTSYRYPVDVYDRVWNDRSWYACNFGQNWKPLNAFIPEPLNQTDYKPGATIMSTAVEPENDSAPLVISWQPKDETELFYVYMHFTELFTTNQTRQFNVISNGELSIPNFSPQYHNVSTISSTSAISGKVINFSLERTKNSTLPPIISAIEIYRVIDLQKPETFQGDVDAITSIKSAYGVKRDWEGDPCAPAAYLWDGLNCNDFLRITTLNLSSSGLSGKIHPSISNLTMLEKLDLSNNNLNGEVPDFLSQLQHLKILNLEKNNLFGSIPSALVQKSHQGFLSLSAGQNPYLCESGQCKEKEKNNTVTPIVASISGVLILLIAVAILWILKRKKSKVEKFTDSVASNHRSLISQQSTGKDNSFQQLKSQMYSYYDVLHITNNFSTIIGKGGFGTVYLGFIDDTPVAVKMLSPSAVHGYQQFQAEVKLLIRVHHKNLTSLIGYCNEGTNKGLIYEYMAKGNLREHLSGKYNESPFLSWKDRLRVAVDAALGLEYLQNGCKPPIIHRDIKSTNILLDEHFQAKLSDFGLSKAVPDDGRSHMSTIVAGTVGYLDPHYHSSNRLTQKSDVYSFGVVLLEIITNQAVMAGNEESGHISERVRSMISKGDIRAVVDSSLEGDFDINSAWKAVEIAMACVSPNPNERPMMSVVVIELQETLAAELARTNHYSGADLRYSVAPVSMALNTEYMPLAR; encoded by the exons ATGTGGATGAGTTTCTACGTTGCTGTTTTAGCTGTTCTACTTATTCAAGCTCATGCTCAACCAG GATTCATCAGCATAGATTGCGGAGCTGAAGCAGGTGTGAACTATACCCAGCCATATCTAGGCATAGATTACGTTTCCGATGCAGATTTCATAAATACCGGTGTGAGTGAGACAATAGCAACTGAAGAGAGCAACAGATACAGCTATCAACAACAACTGTGGAAGCTTAGAAGCTTCCCGGAAGGAAAAAGGAACTGCTACAAAATAAGCGTCACAAGAGGCACTACGTATCTCATCCGCACTACTTTTCTGTACGGAAATTATGATGGGCTGAATAAGACACCACAGTTTGATCTTTTTCTGGGACCTAACCACTGGGTTAAAGTCAATATACAAAATGCATCCAGGGACCAATTCAATGAGATCATACATGTACCTTCCCGGGATTATGTGCAAATCTGTCTGATTAACACAGACCACGGCACACCATTTATAACAGCCATAGAATTCAGGACTTTGAAAAATGATACATACGTCACTCAATTCGGATCATTGGAACTTTACAATTTCCTGCGCTGCGATTTGGGTTCAAACACATCGTACAG GTACCCGGTTGATGTTTATGATCGTGTCTGGAATGATCGTTCCTGGTATGCCTGTAATTTCGGCCAAAATTGGAAACCACTAAATGCCTTCATTCCTGAACCACTAAATCAGACGGATTACAAGCCGGGAGCTACTATCATGAGCACCGCAGTTGAACCAGAAAATGATAGTGCTCCGTTGGTAATAAGCTGGCAGCCAAAAGATGAAACTGAGCTATTCTATGTGTACATGCACTTCACGGAACTGTTCACCACGAATCAGACAAGACAATTCAACGTCATCAGCAACGGTGAATTAAGTATTCCAAATTTTTCTCCGCAGTACCATAATGTCAGTACCATATCTTCGACGTCAGCCATCAGCGggaaagtaattaatttttcactGGAGAGGACAAAAAATTCTACCCTGCCTCCCATCATCAGTGCCATTGAAATTTACAGAGTAATAGACTTACAGAAACCAGAGACATTCCAAGGAGATg TTGATGCAATTACAAGCATTAAGTCAGCCTACGGAGTGAAAAGGGATTGGGAAGGTGATCCATGCGCCCCTGCAGCCTACTTGTGGGATGGTCTCAACTGCAACGATTTTCTAAGAATCACGACTCT GAATTTATCTTCAAGTGGATTGTCAGGAAAGATACACCCTTCTATCTCAAACCTCACCATGTTGGAAAAGCT GGATTTATCTAACAATAACTTAAATGGTGAAGTTCCTGATTTTCTGTCTCAACTACAACACTTGAAGATCTT aaacttGGAGAAGAATAACCTCTTCGGTTCGATTCCCTCTGCACTTGTTCAAAAATCACACCAAGGTTTTCTCTCACTAAG TGCGGGTCAAAATCCATATCTATGTGAATCTGGTCAATGCaaggagaaggaaaaaaataacaCTGTTACACCCATAGTAGCATCAATTAGTGGGGTTTTAATTCTTCTAATAGCCGTTGCAATATTGTGGATccttaaaaggaaaaaatcaaaAG ttgaaaaattTACAGATTCGGTGGCATCAAATCATCGGAGTTTAATTTCACAGCAATCCACTGGAAAGGATAATTCGTTCCAGCAACTCAAAAGTCAAATGTATTCATACTATGATGTCCTTCACATCACTAACAATTTCAGTACAATTATTGGTAAAGGAGGATTTGGAACAGTTTACCTGGGCTTTATCGATGACACTCCAGTTGCAGTGAAAATGCTTTCCCCATCAGCAGTTCATGGTTATCAACAATTTCAAGCAGAG GTAAAACTTCTAATCAGGGTTCATCACAAAAACTTGACATCCCTCATTGGTTACTGTAACGAAGGAACCAATAAAGGTCTCATATATGAGTACATGGCTAAAGGGAACTTACGAGAACATCTCTCAG GTAAATACAACGAATCACCATTCTTGAGCTGGAAGGACAGACTTCGTGTAGCAGTGGATGCAGCCTTAG GATTGGAATATCTGCAAAATGGTTGCAAGCCTCCTATAATCCACAGAGATATAAAATCTACAAACATCTTGTTGGATGAACACTTCCAAGCAAAGTTATCTGATTTCGGTCTTTCCAAAGCTGTCCCAGATGATGGGAGATCTCATATGTCAACTATTGTTGCTGGTACTGTTGGTTATCTGGACCCTCA CTACCACTCTTCCAATAGATTAACACAGAAAAGTGATGTTTATAGCTTTGGAGTTGTTCTTTTGGAAATAATCACAAATCAAGCAGTAATGGCAGGGAATGAAGAAAGTGGTCACATAAGTGAACGAGTTAGGTCCATGATATCAAAAGGGGATATCAGGGCCGTAGTTGACTCAAGCTTAGAAGGAGATTTTGACATAAACTCAGCATGGAAAGCCGTAGAAATAGCAATGGCTTGTGTTTCTCCAAATCCCAACGAAAGGCCAATGATGAGTGTGGTAGTGATTGAACTACAGGAGACTTTAGCGGCCGAATTAGCTAGAACAAACCATTACAGTGGTGCTGATCTCAGGTATTCTGTTGCACCGGTCAGCATGGCTTTAAACACCGAATATATGCCCTTAGCTAGGTAA